Proteins from a single region of Apium graveolens cultivar Ventura chromosome 7, ASM990537v1, whole genome shotgun sequence:
- the LOC141673963 gene encoding uncharacterized protein LOC141673963: MEKAFILIQGERSVDEYEAKFTELAQLAPGYVNTEIQKARRFQQGLKPEVRSAVVALQLKTYTSVVQAALVIEGDQKLAFKERGDQKRKFEGGTGNADQEESSQKFPRKFGRYKNRRFRRQGMAQTNSGVTSVASAPVQSTRLVVDCKLCGRKHSDLCRKDVHYFKCDKKGHYALDCNPGNIGVTCFKCGKVGHISRNCKTATQGSIGGNESQGPATSTARARTFKMTKKSNAQDLEVVAGTLSLNSVPVKVLFDSGASKSFISKGCVSKMNLMLEDLNEPLSIEVANQDKVSVNQFCPRCQIEICGHLFLVDLISFQ; the protein is encoded by the exons atggagaaagccttcaTCCTTATTCAG GGAGAAAGGAGTGTGGatgagtatgaggccaagtttacggagttggctcAACTAGCCCCTGGATATGTGAACACCGAGATTCAGAAAGCTAGGAGATTCCAGCAAGGACTAAAGCCGGAAGTTCGTAGTGCAGTGGTGGCCCTACAACTTAAGACAtatacctctgtagttcaagCCGCCTTGGTGATTGAGGGTGATCAAAAGTTGGCCTTCAAGGAAAGGGGTGATCAaaagagaaagtttgaaggtggTACAGGTAATGCAGACCAGGAGGAGTCTAGTCAGAAGTTCCCAAGGAAGTTTGGCCGGTATAAGAATAGGAGATTTAGAAGGCAAGGCATGGCTCAGACAAATTCCGGTGTCACCTCAGTTGCCTCCGCCCCAGTCCAGTCAACCAGGCTAGTTGTGGATTGTAAGTTATGTGGTAGAAAGCATAGTGATCTATGTCGGAAGGATGTCCACTATTTTAAATGCGATAAAAAGGGTCATTATGCGTTAGACTGTAACCCAGGAAACATCGGAGTCACCTGCTTCAAGTGTGGTAAGGTTGGGCACATCTCCAGAAACTGCAAGACGGCTACTCAAGGTAGTATAGGAGGGAAtgaatctcaaggaccagcaactagCACCGCAAGAGCCAGAACTTTTAAAATGACCAAGAAATCTAATGCTCAAGATTTAGAggtggttgcaggtacgctttctttAAATTCTGTGCCtgttaaggttttatttgattcgggagcgtctaagtcttttatatctaaaGGTTGCGTAAGTAAAATGAATTTGATGTTGGAAGATCTAAATGAGCCCTTGTCGATCGAGGTAGCTAATCAGGATAAAGTTTCAGTAAACCAGTTTTGCCCTAGATGTCAAATAGAAATTTGCGGGCATCTCTTTTTGGTGGATTTAATATCATTTCAGTGa